One genomic window of Staphylococcus hsinchuensis includes the following:
- a CDS encoding AzlC family ABC transporter permease yields the protein MAEHLSFRQGVRECIPTLLGYVGIGLSFGIVATSSGFHLIEIILLSLLVYAGSAQFVICSLVIAGTPLYAIVLTTFIINSRMFLLSLTLAPNFKNYGILNRIGLASLVTDETFGVAITPHVKGEKINDRWLHGLNITAYTFWTIASIAGALFGKQIKNPESFGLDFAIIAMFIFLAVSQFETISRKRISIYVKLILCTIVMMFGFSMFVPTYIAILIASTLAALLGVVLDR from the coding sequence TTGGCAGAACATCTTTCATTTAGGCAAGGCGTTAGGGAATGTATACCGACTTTATTAGGCTATGTAGGAATTGGTTTGTCATTTGGAATCGTCGCAACTTCTTCCGGTTTCCATTTAATAGAAATCATCTTACTCTCATTATTAGTTTATGCAGGATCCGCGCAATTTGTCATATGTTCGTTAGTCATTGCGGGAACGCCATTATATGCGATTGTTTTAACCACATTTATTATCAATTCCAGGATGTTCCTTTTAAGTCTGACATTAGCACCGAATTTTAAAAATTATGGCATTTTAAATCGTATCGGTCTGGCTTCATTAGTTACTGATGAAACATTTGGTGTAGCCATAACACCTCATGTGAAAGGGGAAAAGATAAACGATCGGTGGCTACATGGTTTAAATATTACAGCTTATACATTTTGGACAATAGCTTCGATAGCAGGTGCTTTGTTTGGTAAACAAATTAAAAATCCTGAGAGTTTTGGATTAGATTTCGCAATTATTGCGATGTTTATTTTTTTAGCTGTATCTCAATTTGAGACCATTTCACGTAAACGTATTTCAATTTATGTAAAACTTATCCTCTGTACAATTGTAATGATGTTTGGATTTAGTATGTTTGTTCCTACATATATTGCAATTCTTATTGCGTCTACGTTGGCAGCACTTTTAGGGGTGGTGTTGGATCGATGA
- a CDS encoding NAD(P)H-hydrate dehydratase, translating to MEVLSSVNIPKRNEETHKGDYGKILLIGGNVNLGGAIMLAARACVFSGSGLITVATHPTNHAALHSRCPEAMVIDINDTKMLTKMIEHTDCILIGPGLGCDFKGNNAITFLLQNIQPHQTLIVDGDAITIFSKLKPDIPSCNVIFTPHPKEWERLSNIPVDEQTYERNREAVDQLGSTVILKKHGTEIYFKNSDYKLPIGTPAMATGGMGDTLAGMITSFIGQFDNFEEAVTSATYTHSYIGEELSSSMYVVPPSRLINEIPYVMKSLES from the coding sequence GTGGAAGTTTTATCATCAGTTAACATACCGAAACGTAATGAAGAAACTCACAAAGGTGATTACGGAAAGATTCTTTTAATCGGTGGAAATGTAAATTTAGGTGGGGCAATTATGCTAGCAGCACGTGCATGTGTATTTAGTGGAAGTGGGTTAATTACTGTAGCTACACATCCTACTAACCATGCAGCGCTTCATTCACGTTGTCCTGAGGCAATGGTTATAGATATCAATGATACTAAGATGTTAACGAAGATGATTGAGCATACAGATTGTATCTTAATCGGTCCTGGATTAGGTTGTGACTTTAAAGGGAACAACGCAATTACTTTCTTATTGCAAAATATCCAACCACATCAAACTTTAATCGTGGATGGGGATGCAATTACTATATTTAGTAAATTGAAACCGGATATCCCTTCATGTAACGTGATTTTTACACCGCATCCAAAAGAGTGGGAGCGTTTAAGTAATATTCCTGTAGATGAGCAAACATATGAACGCAATCGTGAAGCGGTTGATCAATTAGGTTCTACAGTCATTCTTAAAAAGCACGGCACAGAAATTTACTTTAAAAATAGTGATTACAAATTACCTATAGGTACACCTGCAATGGCTACAGGTGGTATGGGTGATACTTTAGCTGGTATGATCACAAGCTTTATTGGACAGTTTGATAATTTTGAAGAAGCGGTAACAAGTGCGACTTATACACATAGTTATATTGGCGAAGAATTATCTTCTTCAATGTATGTCGTTCCACCTTCAAGATTAATTAATGAAATTCCATATGTGATGAAATCATTAGAAAGTTAA
- the hutH gene encoding histidine ammonia-lyase — MVLHLDGESLTINEIKHFLEHSDTVSIGDLTLERVRKSRQIVEDIIEKKQVIYGITTGFGLFSDVRIDEGEYNQLQTNLIRSHSCGMGKPFPKNVALVMMVLRLNTLIKGHSGASEALIDQLQYFINHRIIPVIPEQGSLGASGDLAPLSHLTLALIGEGEVYYEDQRLDSRDVLKRLNREPHVLKAKEGLAMINGTQPMTAQGIISHIEAESLGLQAEWIASLTHQALNGITDAYNENVHKVRNHPEQIEVAARMRDWLEGSELTTKQGDIRVQDAYTLRCIPQIHGASFQVFNYVKEKLEYEMNAANDNPLIFDNDNETLVISGGNFHGQPVAFALDFLKIGTSELANVSERRLERLVNPQLNQGLPAFLSPQPGLQSGAMIMQYAAASLVSENKTLAHPASVDSIPSSANQEDHVSMGTIASRHGYQIVENARRVLAIETIIALQAVEHKDVKKLSPKTYEKYNQLRKIVPSITEDRQFHKDIEAVSQYLREAAYKETV; from the coding sequence ATGGTATTACATTTAGATGGTGAATCATTAACAATTAATGAAATTAAGCATTTTTTAGAACATTCAGATACCGTTAGCATTGGAGATCTCACACTAGAACGAGTTAGAAAAAGCAGACAAATCGTTGAAGACATTATAGAAAAAAAACAAGTTATTTATGGTATTACGACTGGATTTGGATTGTTTAGCGATGTACGCATTGATGAAGGTGAATATAATCAGTTACAAACGAATTTAATTCGTTCACATTCATGTGGTATGGGCAAACCTTTCCCTAAAAACGTAGCATTGGTCATGATGGTATTACGACTTAATACATTAATCAAAGGGCATTCTGGTGCCTCAGAAGCTTTGATTGATCAATTACAATATTTTATTAATCATCGTATTATCCCAGTTATCCCTGAACAAGGTTCACTAGGAGCTTCTGGTGATTTAGCACCATTATCCCATTTAACATTAGCGTTAATTGGTGAAGGTGAAGTTTATTATGAAGATCAAAGATTAGACAGTCGGGATGTCTTAAAACGTTTAAATCGAGAACCACATGTGCTAAAAGCTAAAGAAGGTTTAGCGATGATTAATGGTACGCAGCCAATGACAGCACAAGGTATTATTAGTCATATTGAAGCGGAAAGTTTAGGGTTACAAGCAGAGTGGATTGCTTCATTAACACATCAAGCTTTAAATGGTATTACAGATGCTTATAATGAAAACGTTCATAAAGTAAGAAACCATCCAGAACAAATTGAAGTGGCAGCACGTATGAGAGACTGGTTAGAAGGTTCAGAACTTACGACAAAACAAGGTGATATAAGAGTACAAGATGCGTATACATTACGTTGTATCCCTCAAATTCATGGAGCGAGTTTCCAAGTCTTCAATTATGTAAAAGAAAAACTAGAATATGAAATGAACGCTGCGAACGATAATCCGCTTATCTTTGATAATGACAATGAAACATTAGTGATCTCAGGCGGTAATTTCCATGGTCAACCTGTCGCATTTGCTTTAGATTTCTTGAAAATAGGAACAAGTGAGTTGGCCAATGTTTCAGAACGACGTCTAGAACGTCTAGTAAACCCTCAATTAAACCAAGGATTACCAGCATTCTTAAGTCCACAACCAGGTTTACAAAGTGGTGCCATGATTATGCAATACGCTGCAGCAAGTCTCGTTTCAGAAAATAAAACACTTGCTCATCCAGCAAGTGTAGACTCTATTCCGTCTTCAGCCAATCAAGAAGATCATGTTTCTATGGGAACAATTGCTTCACGACATGGTTATCAAATAGTTGAAAACGCTCGTCGCGTTTTAGCAATTGAAACAATCATCGCGTTACAAGCAGTTGAACATAAAGATGTTAAAAAGTTATCACCAAAAACATATGAAAAATATAACCAATTACGAAAAATTGTTCCTTCCATAACAGAAGATCGTCAATTCCATAAAGATATTGAAGCAGTATCACAATATCTGCGAGAAGCAGCTTACAAAGAAACAGTATAA
- a CDS encoding DHH family phosphoesterase: protein MNRQSTKKALVLPFIIMVLTAIALVVIWFIFNQLVAGIASIALILIIIGTLFLVRQAFQRLDNYVDDLSGRVSVGNNLAIKNLPIGMIILDDNENIEWMNKFMSERVNRNVISDPVNEVYPNILKQLEKTQEIEIEDNEHHYRVQYAENEKVLYFFDISEEVQTNKLYEDSKPIIATLFLDNYDEITQNMNDTQRSEINSMVTRVINKWATEHDVYFKRYSSDQFVAYLNQRILNEIEDNNFGILDQLREKSVGYRAQLTLSIGIGEGSENLIDLGELSQSGLDLALGRGGDQVAIKHMNGNVRFYGGKTDPMEKRTRVRARVISHALKDILMEGDKVIIMGHTRPDLDAIGAAIGVSRFAMMNNLDAYIVLNDSDIDPTLRRVMDSVNEKPELKERFITSDEAWDIMTSKTTLVVVDTHKPEMVIDENILNKANRKVVIDHHRRGESFISSPLLIYMEPYASSTAELVTELLEYQPTEQRLTRLESTVMFAGIIVDTRNFTLRTGSRTFDAASYLRAHGADTILTQHFLKDDIDTYINRTELIQTVELQEHGVAIAHGSEEKIYHPVTVAQAADELLSLDGVEASYVVARREDNVVGMSARSLGAVNVQLTMEALGGGGHLTNAATQLKDVSVEEAISQLQQAITEQMSRSETK, encoded by the coding sequence ATGAACCGTCAATCCACTAAAAAGGCATTGGTTTTACCATTTATTATTATGGTATTAACAGCAATTGCGTTAGTTGTGATCTGGTTTATATTTAATCAGCTCGTTGCTGGTATCGCATCAATTGCTTTAATACTTATAATAATTGGGACTTTATTTTTGGTAAGACAGGCTTTTCAAAGATTAGACAACTATGTTGACGATTTAAGTGGACGTGTTTCAGTAGGTAACAATCTCGCAATTAAAAATTTACCTATTGGAATGATCATTCTAGATGACAATGAAAATATTGAATGGATGAACAAATTCATGTCGGAAAGGGTCAACCGCAACGTAATTTCTGACCCGGTCAATGAAGTTTATCCAAACATTTTGAAACAATTAGAGAAAACACAAGAAATTGAAATCGAAGACAATGAACATCACTATCGCGTACAGTACGCAGAAAATGAAAAAGTATTATATTTCTTCGATATTTCTGAAGAAGTTCAAACAAACAAATTGTATGAGGATTCTAAACCAATTATCGCAACGTTATTTTTAGATAACTATGATGAAATAACGCAAAATATGAATGACACACAACGTTCGGAAATCAACTCTATGGTAACGCGTGTCATTAACAAATGGGCGACGGAACATGATGTTTACTTTAAACGTTATAGTTCAGACCAATTTGTAGCTTATTTAAATCAACGCATTTTAAACGAAATAGAAGATAATAACTTTGGAATCTTAGACCAATTAAGAGAGAAAAGTGTCGGTTATCGTGCCCAATTAACATTGAGTATCGGAATTGGTGAAGGATCAGAGAACTTAATCGATTTAGGTGAGTTATCACAATCAGGTCTAGATTTAGCACTTGGACGTGGTGGTGACCAAGTAGCGATTAAACATATGAATGGTAACGTACGTTTCTACGGCGGTAAGACTGACCCTATGGAAAAACGTACACGCGTAAGAGCACGTGTTATTTCACATGCACTGAAAGACATCTTAATGGAAGGTGACAAAGTCATCATCATGGGACATACACGTCCAGATTTAGATGCTATCGGTGCGGCTATCGGTGTTTCACGATTTGCCATGATGAATAACTTAGATGCATACATCGTATTAAATGATTCTGATATTGATCCGACGTTACGACGCGTTATGGATTCTGTAAATGAGAAACCAGAATTGAAAGAACGTTTTATTACATCAGATGAAGCGTGGGACATCATGACTTCCAAGACAACGTTAGTCGTAGTAGATACACACAAACCTGAAATGGTTATCGATGAAAATATTTTAAATAAAGCAAACCGTAAAGTTGTCATCGACCACCATAGACGTGGAGAAAGCTTTATTTCTAGTCCATTATTAATTTATATGGAACCTTATGCCAGCTCTACAGCTGAGTTAGTTACTGAATTATTAGAATATCAACCGACAGAACAACGTCTAACAAGACTTGAATCAACAGTGATGTTTGCAGGTATTATTGTCGATACACGTAACTTCACATTACGAACAGGTTCAAGAACGTTTGATGCGGCAAGTTATTTACGTGCCCACGGTGCTGATACGATATTAACGCAACATTTCTTAAAAGATGATATCGATACGTATATCAATCGTACGGAACTCATTCAAACTGTCGAACTACAAGAACATGGCGTGGCAATTGCACACGGTTCAGAAGAAAAGATTTATCATCCTGTCACAGTTGCACAAGCAGCGGATGAATTGTTAAGTTTAGACGGTGTAGAGGCATCGTATGTAGTCGCTAGAAGAGAAGATAATGTCGTTGGTATGTCTGCCCGCTCACTAGGTGCAGTCAACGTGCAGTTAACGATGGAAGCACTAGGCGGTGGTGGTCACTTAACCAATGCAGCGACGCAACTTAAAGACGTTTCGGTTGAAGAAGCAATCTCACAATTACAACAAGCAATTACAGAACAAATGAGTAGGAGTGAAACTAAATGA
- the serS gene encoding serine--tRNA ligase: MLDIKLFRKTPDLVKEKVTKRGMDDSVVDDVLKLDDQRRELISKAEEMKAERNKVSGEIAQKKRNKENADDAIAAMRNLGDDIKALDEQLNKVDAELNDQLSRIPNLIHDDVPEGASDEDNVELKRWGTPREFDFEAKPHWDLVEELKMVNFERAAKVSGARFVYLTGDGAQLERALMNYMVTKHTTQHGYTEMMVPQLVNADSMYGTGQLPKFEEDLFKVEKEGLYTIPTAEVPLTNYYRNEIIEPDVLPEKFTAQSACYRSEAGSAGRDTRGLIRLHQFDKVEMVRFEKPEDSWDALEEMTTNAEAILEELGLPYRRVILCTGDIGFGSSKTYDLEVWLPSYNEYKEISSCSNITDFQARRSNIRFKRDTKAKPELVHTLNGSGLAVGRTFAAIVENYQNEDGSVTIPEALVPFMGGKTEIRPFK; encoded by the coding sequence ATGTTGGATATTAAGTTATTCCGTAAGACACCAGATTTAGTTAAAGAGAAAGTTACTAAGCGAGGCATGGATGACAGTGTTGTTGATGACGTATTAAAGTTAGACGACCAACGCCGTGAATTGATAAGTAAAGCTGAAGAAATGAAAGCTGAACGTAATAAAGTGAGTGGTGAAATCGCTCAGAAAAAACGTAACAAAGAAAATGCTGATGATGCGATTGCTGCAATGCGTAACTTAGGCGATGACATCAAAGCTTTAGATGAACAATTAAATAAAGTAGATGCAGAACTAAACGATCAGTTATCTCGTATTCCTAACTTAATTCATGATGATGTTCCTGAAGGTGCATCAGATGAAGACAATGTAGAACTTAAACGTTGGGGCACACCACGTGAATTTGATTTCGAAGCTAAACCCCACTGGGATTTAGTGGAAGAATTGAAAATGGTAAATTTCGAAAGAGCTGCTAAAGTATCTGGAGCAAGATTTGTCTATTTAACTGGTGATGGTGCACAACTTGAACGTGCGTTAATGAACTACATGGTAACAAAACATACAACGCAACATGGTTATACTGAAATGATGGTACCTCAATTAGTGAATGCAGATTCTATGTACGGTACAGGTCAGTTACCTAAATTTGAAGAGGATTTATTCAAAGTTGAAAAAGAAGGTCTTTATACAATTCCTACAGCAGAAGTTCCTTTAACAAACTATTATCGTAACGAAATTATTGAGCCGGATGTCTTACCTGAGAAATTCACAGCACAATCTGCATGTTATCGTAGTGAAGCGGGTTCAGCAGGAAGAGATACAAGAGGTCTTATCCGTCTCCACCAATTTGATAAAGTTGAAATGGTTCGATTCGAAAAACCAGAAGATTCTTGGGATGCATTAGAAGAAATGACAACAAATGCTGAAGCGATATTAGAAGAACTTGGATTACCATACCGTCGTGTGATCTTATGTACAGGCGACATCGGATTCGGTTCAAGCAAAACATATGATTTAGAAGTTTGGTTACCAAGTTATAATGAATATAAAGAAATTAGTTCTTGTTCAAATATTACTGATTTCCAAGCACGTCGTTCAAATATCCGTTTCAAACGAGATACAAAAGCAAAACCAGAATTAGTGCATACACTAAACGGTAGTGGACTTGCAGTAGGTCGTACATTTGCGGCTATCGTTGAAAATTATCAAAATGAAGACGGATCAGTAACAATTCCAGAAGCACTTGTACCATTCATGGGTGGAAAAACAGAAATTCGTCCTTTTAAATAA
- a CDS encoding AzlD domain-containing protein, producing MTSTTHILIIIVLCGLVTWLTRVIPFVLISKVGLSERIEKWLSFIPITLFTALVIDGVIKQHESGFGYSLNLPFVITVFPTIVVAFWTRSLTVTIIFGMLMTALIRIFM from the coding sequence ATGACCTCAACAACGCACATACTCATTATTATAGTTTTATGTGGTCTTGTTACTTGGTTAACACGCGTTATACCATTCGTTCTTATATCCAAAGTTGGTTTGTCAGAACGCATAGAAAAATGGCTTTCATTTATACCAATTACTTTATTTACAGCATTAGTTATTGATGGCGTGATAAAACAACATGAAAGTGGATTTGGTTATAGTTTAAATTTACCGTTTGTAATTACAGTCTTTCCAACGATAGTCGTTGCATTTTGGACACGTAGTTTAACGGTTACAATAATATTTGGCATGTTAATGACAGCATTGATAAGAATATTCATGTAA
- the metX gene encoding homoserine O-acetyltransferase MetX, whose translation MTNYTVDTLELGSFTTESGETINNLKLRYEHVGYAGQPLVLVCHALTGDHLTYGTDAEPGWWREIIDGGYMPVHDYQFLTFNVIGSPYGSSSALNDPNFPQKLTLRDLVRAIEKGLEALGYSRINIVIGGSLGGMQTLELLYNRRFEIDKAVILAATDKTSSYSRAFNEIARQAIHLDNEEGLSIARQLGFLTYRSSKSYDQRFTPSEVVSYQQHQGNKFKNNFDAQCYLTLLDVLDSHDIDRGRNDVNEVFANLNTKVMTLGFIDDLLYPNDLVQAMGERFKYHKHCFVPDNVGHDGFLLNFNDWAPNLYHFLKVSKIKRK comes from the coding sequence ATGACGAATTATACAGTAGATACTTTAGAGTTAGGTTCATTTACTACTGAATCAGGTGAAACGATAAACAACTTAAAATTACGTTATGAACATGTGGGATATGCAGGGCAACCGTTAGTGTTAGTATGTCATGCTTTAACGGGTGATCATTTAACTTATGGCACGGATGCGGAGCCAGGTTGGTGGAGAGAGATTATTGATGGAGGTTATATGCCTGTACACGACTACCAGTTTCTGACATTTAACGTCATTGGAAGTCCTTATGGTTCTAGTTCTGCATTAAATGACCCTAATTTTCCTCAGAAACTAACTTTGAGAGACCTTGTACGAGCAATTGAAAAAGGTCTTGAGGCGTTAGGTTACAGTCGAATTAATATCGTGATTGGAGGTTCACTTGGCGGTATGCAAACACTTGAACTACTATATAATCGTCGTTTTGAGATAGATAAAGCAGTAATACTTGCTGCAACCGATAAGACTTCCTCCTACAGTAGAGCCTTTAATGAGATTGCTAGACAAGCGATACACCTAGATAATGAAGAGGGATTAAGTATAGCAAGACAACTAGGCTTCTTAACTTACCGTTCCTCTAAAAGCTATGACCAACGTTTCACACCTTCAGAAGTAGTTTCATATCAGCAACATCAAGGTAATAAGTTTAAAAATAACTTTGATGCCCAGTGCTATTTAACACTGCTGGACGTCTTAGATAGTCATGATATTGACCGTGGTAGAAATGACGTAAACGAAGTATTCGCGAATTTAAATACCAAGGTGATGACACTCGGATTTATTGATGATTTACTCTACCCAAATGATTTAGTACAAGCAATGGGAGAACGCTTTAAATATCACAAACATTGCTTTGTACCAGATAATGTAGGACATGATGGTTTTTTATTAAACTTCAACGATTGGGCACCAAATCTCTATCATTTTTTAAAGGTTTCAAAAATAAAGCGCAAATAA
- a CDS encoding DUF2232 domain-containing protein codes for MGVANLFSKIYPKATILSILALLIVATILHILPPLGLILTLFATIPGIILWHKSVESYGIAAVATVVLSTLFGNIFVLSFMIIILIMSFVIGQLLKERTTKERILYITTTYISMIVLITIMVLQSLSQLPKLMSLMKPIKHQIKQMMAESSVSGDFKGMFDESFRQMTVQIPSYIIIAIFIFVLVNLLITFPLLRKFKIATPIFKPLYAWQMSKTLLYIYLIVLLCVMFASQQGTFQSVVLNMEIVLSLCMYIQGLSVIHYFGKAKSLPLVITIMFIVFGTFINPFTHIVTLLGVIDLYINLKGIIKK; via the coding sequence ATAGGAGTGGCGAACTTGTTTTCTAAAATTTATCCAAAGGCAACTATACTGAGTATATTGGCGCTGTTAATAGTCGCTACAATTCTACATATATTGCCACCTTTGGGTCTCATATTAACCCTTTTTGCAACGATACCAGGAATTATTCTCTGGCATAAATCTGTAGAATCATATGGTATAGCTGCCGTGGCTACAGTCGTATTATCTACGTTGTTTGGTAATATCTTTGTATTGAGTTTCATGATAATTATCTTAATTATGAGCTTTGTTATAGGGCAATTGCTAAAAGAACGTACAACAAAAGAAAGAATTCTTTATATAACAACAACTTACATAAGTATGATCGTCTTAATTACGATTATGGTGTTACAATCACTTTCCCAATTACCTAAACTAATGAGCCTGATGAAACCAATTAAGCACCAAATCAAACAAATGATGGCAGAGAGCTCGGTTTCAGGTGATTTTAAAGGAATGTTTGACGAAAGCTTTCGTCAAATGACGGTTCAAATACCAAGTTATATCATTATCGCAATATTTATTTTCGTGTTGGTTAATTTATTAATTACGTTCCCATTACTACGTAAATTTAAAATCGCAACACCTATTTTCAAGCCATTATATGCATGGCAGATGAGCAAAACGTTACTTTACATATATTTAATTGTGTTGCTTTGTGTTATGTTTGCTAGCCAACAGGGTACTTTCCAAAGTGTCGTATTAAATATGGAAATTGTGTTATCATTATGTATGTATATTCAGGGTTTAAGTGTTATACATTATTTCGGAAAAGCGAAATCTTTACCGCTCGTAATTACAATTATGTTTATCGTTTTCGGTACGTTTATTAATCCATTTACACATATTGTAACTTTACTGGGTGTGATTGATTTATACATCAATTTAAAAGGTATCATTAAAAAATGA